From Apium graveolens cultivar Ventura chromosome 9, ASM990537v1, whole genome shotgun sequence, the proteins below share one genomic window:
- the LOC141685889 gene encoding uncharacterized protein LOC141685889 — MGVENFLIYAEENSEDRNKIPCPCGRCANFKKFSVKTIRGHIYDNGYCLGYAHWVWHGETASTGPKSSGASCPPEEQAPEHLLSKPLMKRQSKIRSMSLLRKLLMRFVADIEQPLYMGSDCTKLESTLKLHNWKSRFGITDSAFTNLISSVGSLLPKDNVLPSNAYEAKKNRLQFRGVHANATKCPKCRLSRWKLTKKGEERVNLPAKVMCEPRNLRLALSADGVNPHNNGLSNRYSCWPFILVTYNLPPWLCVKRKFMMLSILVPGPHEPGNNIDIYLQPMIDDLKKFWEEGEPNLYDAYNKSFFTLKAVLMWTINDFPAYGNLSGCVNKGYKCCPVCGDDTVGKYLTRSRKMCYQGHRRYLPLHHPYRRKKAAFNGQQEFGQPRRTLSREEVLAEKEQIKFEFGNKMKKAKKVEIPWKKKSVFFIISGI, encoded by the exons ATGGGGGTGGAAAACTTCTTGATATATGCTGAAGAAAATTCTGAAGATCGTAACAAAATTCCTTGCCCTTGTGGACGATGcgccaattttaaaaaattttctGTAAAAACAATCAGGGGCCATATCTATGACAATGGCTATTGTCTAGGTTATGCGCATTGGGTTTGGCACGGGGAGACTGCTTCTACGGGTCCTAAATCTTCAGGTGCTAGTTGTCCACCTGAAGAACAAGCTCCAGAGCACCTCCTGAGCAAGCCTCTGATGAAGCGTCAGAGCAAGATCAGGAGCATGTCGCTACTTCGGAAACTGTTGAT GAGGTTCGTAGCCGATATTGAGCAACCTCTATATATGGGTAGTGACTGTACTAAGCTAGAGTCGACGTTGAAGTTGCATAACTGGAAATCTAGGTTTGGTATTACCGATAGTGCCTTCACTAACCTCATTTCTTCTGTTGGGTCTCTACTTCCCAAAGATAATGTGTTACCTAGTAATGCATATGAAGCAAAAAAAAACCGCCTCCAATTTAG GGGTGTACATGCTAATGCAACCAAGTGTCCTAAGTGTCGACTTTCTCGGTGGAAGTTGACAAAGAAAGGTGAAGAGAGGGTTAATCTTCCAGCCAAAGTCATGTG TGAACCGAGAAACCTTCGCTTGGCTTTATCGGCGGATGGTGTAAACCCGCACAATAATGGCCTATCTAATAGATATAGTTGCTGGCCATTCATATTGGTGACTTACAATCTTCCTCCCTGGTTATGTGTGAAAAGAAAATTTATGATGTTGTCGATATTGGTCCCTGGCCCGCATGAGCCTGGTAATAACATCGACATTTACTTACAACCGATGATTGATGATTTGAAAAAGTTTTGGGAGGAAGGGGAACCAAATCTGTATGACGCGtataacaaatcatttttcactttaaaagcaGTTTTAATGTGGACGATAAATGACTTCCCTGCTTACGGAAATTTATCCGGCTGCGTCAATAAGGGTTATAAGTGTTGTCCAGTTTGTGGAGATGACACCGTAGGTAAATATTTGACTCGTAGTAGGAAAATGTGCTACCAAGGGCATCGCCGATATTTGCCTCTACATCATCCTTATAGAAGAAAAAAGGCTGCTTTTAATGGACAACAAGAGTTTGGGCAGCCGCGTCGAACCCTATCTAGAGAAGAAGTGTTAGCAGAGAAGGAACAAATAAAATTTGAATTTGGGAATAAAATGAAGAAGGCAAAGAAGGTTGAAATTCCATGGAAGAAAAAGTCAGTATTTTTTATCATATCCGGGATatga